A genome region from Schlesneria paludicola DSM 18645 includes the following:
- a CDS encoding HTTM domain-containing protein, giving the protein MARLDQGVLDLISSWNRFWFTPADSAPLGVIRWLIGGMVIYSHLVWGLDLPAFLGPDGWNSVELVREIQGGQWNQSFWWSVPAEWMQTVHWVCIGILVLFWIGCLTRMTSILAFIIHVSYCQRATLATFGLDQICGILLLYLMLGPAGADYSIDRLWRRFRSHRRRRGAAMSVGNRPPKTAAANLSIRLIQVHYCIIYFFAATGKLQGESWWTGEALWSALANYEYQSADLTWLAWYPEVLQLMTHVTILWELSFAYLIWVPALRPLMLVVGALMHLGIGAFLGMWTFGLAMIFGYVAFLDPETVRSVMESPFRRKTPRSV; this is encoded by the coding sequence GTGGCACGTCTTGATCAAGGTGTGCTCGACCTGATTTCCTCTTGGAATCGGTTCTGGTTCACCCCTGCCGATTCGGCACCGCTCGGCGTCATTCGCTGGTTGATTGGTGGGATGGTGATCTATTCCCATCTTGTCTGGGGGTTGGACCTGCCTGCATTCTTGGGGCCTGATGGCTGGAATAGCGTCGAACTCGTGCGCGAAATCCAGGGCGGACAGTGGAATCAGTCATTTTGGTGGTCGGTGCCTGCGGAGTGGATGCAGACGGTTCACTGGGTTTGCATTGGAATTCTTGTTCTGTTCTGGATCGGATGTCTGACGCGAATGACCTCGATTCTGGCATTCATCATTCATGTCTCCTACTGCCAGCGTGCGACCTTGGCCACATTCGGCCTGGACCAGATTTGCGGAATCCTGCTGCTCTATCTCATGCTGGGGCCAGCGGGAGCCGACTATTCCATCGACAGGCTTTGGCGTCGATTTCGAAGCCACAGACGTCGTCGCGGGGCGGCAATGTCTGTGGGCAATCGCCCGCCAAAGACGGCAGCGGCAAATCTGTCGATTCGCTTGATTCAAGTTCATTACTGCATCATCTACTTCTTTGCCGCCACAGGAAAACTGCAGGGAGAAAGCTGGTGGACCGGTGAGGCGCTCTGGAGTGCGCTGGCGAATTACGAGTATCAGTCGGCTGACTTGACCTGGCTGGCGTGGTATCCCGAAGTGCTGCAACTGATGACGCATGTCACAATTCTGTGGGAACTGTCGTTTGCATACCTGATCTGGGTTCCTGCACTGCGTCCGCTGATGCTGGTTGTCGGCGCCTTGATGCATCTGGGAATCGGTGCGTTTTTGGGAATGTGGACCTTCGGTCTGGCGATGATTTTTGGGTACGTCGCATTTCTTGACCCCGAAACAGTGCGCTCCGTCATGGAATCGCCGTTTCGACGTAAAACGCCTCGATCGGTGTGA
- a CDS encoding SDR family oxidoreductase gives MTTYLVTGGAGFIGSHIATRLVEDGHRVRVLDNLSTGSLQNLAHLDDRVEFHCGDLCDGFAVAQAVKDVEIIFHEAALASVPRSVERPLDTHHACVTGTINLLDAARRAGVRRVVYAGSSSAYGNQKTMPKHEGQVPQVLSPYAAAKLAAELYCEAFASTYGLETVRLRYFNVFGPRQDPNSPYSAVIPRFVAALLNGDSPTIYGDGSQSRDFTFVENVVEANLRAAHAKGVSGHVYNAACGQTLDLIRLLRLICERLDVTFAPRFEAARVGDVQHSWADISAAERDLGYRVQVSVEDGLAQTVDWYVEQHQAQKKSAPASKQAVTTTI, from the coding sequence GTGACAACATATTTAGTCACCGGGGGCGCCGGATTTATTGGTTCACACATCGCAACCCGGCTTGTCGAAGACGGGCATCGGGTGCGGGTTCTGGACAACCTTTCGACCGGATCGCTGCAGAATCTGGCTCATCTGGACGATCGAGTCGAGTTTCATTGCGGTGACCTTTGCGATGGATTTGCAGTCGCCCAGGCCGTGAAAGACGTCGAGATCATTTTTCACGAAGCGGCGCTTGCATCCGTCCCACGCTCAGTCGAACGTCCGCTCGACACACACCATGCCTGCGTCACTGGGACAATCAACCTGCTGGATGCCGCTCGTCGCGCCGGGGTTCGTCGCGTCGTTTACGCGGGATCGAGCAGCGCCTATGGCAATCAGAAGACCATGCCAAAGCATGAAGGGCAGGTCCCTCAGGTCCTGTCCCCCTATGCCGCCGCCAAGCTGGCTGCAGAGCTCTACTGCGAGGCGTTTGCTTCGACATATGGGCTGGAAACAGTCCGATTACGATACTTCAATGTCTTTGGCCCCCGCCAAGACCCAAACAGCCCCTATTCGGCAGTCATCCCTCGATTTGTGGCCGCTCTGCTCAACGGCGACAGCCCCACGATCTACGGCGACGGCAGCCAATCCCGGGATTTTACCTTCGTCGAAAACGTGGTTGAGGCCAATTTGCGCGCGGCACACGCCAAAGGCGTCAGCGGGCACGTCTACAACGCCGCTTGTGGGCAAACCTTGGACTTGATCCGTCTGCTTCGACTGATCTGCGAACGCCTTGACGTCACGTTTGCACCAAGATTCGAAGCGGCCCGCGTGGGTGACGTCCAACATTCGTGGGCCGACATCTCGGCAGCGGAACGCGATCTTGGGTATCGAGTTCAGGTGTCGGTCGAAGACGGATTGGCTCAAACCGTCGACTGGTACGTTGAACAACATCAGGCCCAGAAGAAATCGGCCCCCGCTTCCAAGCAAGCCGTCACCACTACGATTTGA
- a CDS encoding polysaccharide biosynthesis tyrosine autokinase: MKKELEFHPGMLPAHANPNDEAERLPLNYLELIFRYKWRLIAGALVGLLIGHLLYLKAGPEFEAVAEILVQPKYTPPIKDEEKMLNRGAMPSEHIKLILSPLIASEAVRQGHLEELKTFRGEPDTTEVVLDGLKAKRIAGQDRGHSNVFDIRYTSKQADDAKKVLESVITAYGVYLKKSSDEQAQVVQQLAADATQAMVERLRLKDEQYNQFIQSVPEEFRSALGSPSQATSMQTNVAPQDVIEKLANERSLNLIKIADLESRKKAVEGAIAAGESPDALEHQIRRFLNTTDGHAAQNQSKSTEIGIYQSQLIPLLLKEKELARDYGRHWPDLVAVRENIKSIIRTYRNLGVQLPDGISTDTMKDVPEPAKVDLVALYLAEVKQQIAELTIKEEQLNQLISQEQIKKRAFAEYQSRERDLHAERTSLQELWTKQLEREQSVAIEKDSNGYRMTSLSPVKHALVIKRMMKFYVAGAAVCLFIVGLTCVLRELSDMTIKTVRDVRDIMHQPVLGSVCEFAIPTDRYSSTSGVPHPALRYLHAPSSVEAETYRTIRASFLVTTENLNAKVIMITSPEPGDGKTTLASNLAVALAQSGKRVLLIDGDLRRPTVHRMLRIPQEEGLSDVLKGTARFHEVVRPTVVERLSVVTTGTPPSNPAEILSSAELGEVLNDCRGEFDFVFLDAPPLLAVSDPCVMARHTDGVLLVVRLNKNPRTALIRVRQLLQDQEIPMIGTVVNGVPLKGGHEFGYTYYGEYAGPTTATSIAAAAVPPSHLPVSSPATAASELSQV; encoded by the coding sequence GTGAAAAAAGAACTTGAATTCCACCCGGGGATGCTTCCCGCTCACGCAAATCCAAACGATGAAGCGGAACGCCTGCCTCTGAACTATCTGGAGCTGATCTTTCGCTACAAGTGGCGACTGATCGCTGGCGCGCTGGTGGGATTGCTCATCGGGCATCTCTTGTATTTGAAGGCGGGCCCCGAATTCGAAGCCGTCGCGGAAATCCTGGTCCAACCCAAATACACGCCGCCGATTAAAGATGAAGAAAAGATGCTCAACCGAGGCGCGATGCCCAGCGAGCACATCAAGCTGATTCTTAGCCCCTTGATCGCATCGGAAGCCGTTCGTCAGGGGCACCTCGAAGAACTGAAAACCTTCCGCGGCGAACCTGACACCACCGAAGTCGTCCTCGACGGATTGAAAGCCAAACGCATCGCCGGACAGGACCGGGGGCACAGCAATGTGTTCGACATTCGCTATACGAGCAAGCAAGCAGACGATGCCAAGAAGGTTCTGGAATCCGTCATCACCGCGTACGGCGTCTATCTGAAGAAAAGTAGCGACGAACAAGCGCAAGTGGTACAGCAATTGGCCGCCGACGCGACCCAGGCGATGGTTGAACGACTGCGGCTCAAAGACGAGCAGTACAATCAATTTATTCAAAGCGTTCCCGAAGAATTCCGCTCGGCACTGGGATCACCATCCCAAGCCACTTCCATGCAAACGAACGTCGCTCCACAGGATGTGATTGAAAAACTAGCCAACGAACGCAGCTTGAATCTGATCAAAATTGCCGACCTCGAGTCTCGAAAGAAGGCCGTCGAAGGAGCCATCGCCGCAGGCGAATCTCCCGATGCGCTGGAGCACCAAATCCGTCGTTTCCTGAATACGACAGACGGCCATGCCGCTCAAAATCAATCAAAATCGACAGAAATTGGAATCTACCAATCACAATTGATTCCGCTGCTCCTGAAAGAGAAAGAGCTCGCTCGAGACTATGGACGTCATTGGCCGGATCTGGTCGCCGTTCGAGAAAACATCAAGTCGATTATTCGAACCTATCGCAATTTGGGTGTGCAGCTTCCCGACGGGATCAGCACGGATACGATGAAGGACGTTCCAGAACCAGCGAAAGTTGATCTGGTTGCGCTTTATCTTGCCGAAGTCAAACAGCAGATCGCCGAGTTGACGATCAAAGAGGAACAGCTCAATCAGCTCATTTCACAAGAGCAGATTAAGAAGCGTGCGTTCGCCGAGTATCAATCGCGAGAACGCGATCTGCATGCCGAACGCACATCGCTGCAAGAGCTGTGGACCAAACAATTGGAACGCGAACAGTCCGTCGCGATCGAAAAGGACAGCAACGGCTATCGCATGACCAGCCTGTCGCCCGTGAAGCATGCACTGGTCATCAAACGAATGATGAAGTTCTACGTCGCCGGCGCGGCCGTCTGTCTGTTCATTGTTGGCTTGACCTGCGTTCTGCGGGAACTGAGCGATATGACGATCAAGACCGTTCGTGACGTTCGCGACATCATGCACCAGCCGGTACTGGGCAGTGTCTGCGAGTTCGCGATCCCGACCGATCGCTATAGTTCAACATCTGGCGTTCCCCACCCGGCACTGCGATACCTGCATGCCCCTTCCTCGGTCGAGGCCGAGACCTACCGCACGATTCGTGCGTCATTCCTGGTCACGACAGAGAACTTGAATGCCAAAGTTATCATGATCACCAGCCCAGAACCGGGTGATGGCAAGACCACCTTGGCCAGTAATCTCGCCGTGGCGCTCGCACAATCGGGCAAACGGGTGCTGTTGATCGATGGAGATTTGCGGCGGCCAACCGTTCATCGCATGCTGCGAATTCCGCAGGAAGAAGGATTGAGCGACGTTCTGAAGGGAACTGCCCGCTTTCACGAGGTTGTTCGCCCAACAGTTGTCGAACGATTGAGCGTCGTGACCACAGGAACACCCCCATCGAATCCGGCAGAGATCCTCTCGTCCGCTGAACTGGGCGAGGTCTTGAACGATTGTCGTGGTGAATTTGACTTTGTCTTCCTGGATGCGCCACCACTGCTGGCCGTCAGCGACCCGTGCGTTATGGCTCGTCATACGGACGGTGTGCTGCTCGTCGTCCGCCTTAACAAGAATCCGCGTACGGCGCTGATCCGCGTACGGCAGCTGTTGCAGGACCAAGAGATCCCGATGATCGGAACGGTTGTGAATGGTGTCCCGCTGAAAGGCGGACACGAATTCGGCTACACGTATTATGGCGAGTATGCTGGCCCCACGACGGCCACGTCGATAGCCGCCGCAGCGGTCCCACCGTCACACCTGCCAGTCTCATCCCCCGCAACGGCGGCATCGGAACTGTCTCAGGTGTAG
- a CDS encoding TIGR00266 family protein, with product MSDNEEWYYADGQQSVGPMSLSELRSILPKVGGNNTLVYGPGLVQWTEAKHVDEIMQRIVPPHSPPRVSAPRSADEIDYEIFGEEMQYVVVELDPQEMVIAEPGAMMFMTAGIKMETRFGDPSKPSEGLWGKLVTAGRRAITGESLFVTTFTQAGNGKGQVAFASPYPGKILAVDLAQLGGELICQKDSFVCAARGVQLAVAFQKKIGVGLFGGEGFVMQRLLGDGVVMIHAGGMLMRRTLKAGETLRLDTGCLVALQPSVTYDIQFVGGFKNTLFGGEGLFMATVTGPGEVWLQSLPFSRLAGRVLAAGVGATRKDEGSLLGGFGSMVMGGGE from the coding sequence ATGAGTGACAATGAAGAGTGGTACTACGCGGATGGGCAACAGTCGGTTGGGCCGATGTCCCTGTCGGAACTGCGATCGATCCTGCCGAAAGTCGGTGGCAACAACACGCTCGTTTATGGACCGGGGCTCGTGCAATGGACCGAGGCGAAGCATGTTGATGAGATCATGCAGCGCATCGTGCCTCCTCATTCGCCGCCGCGCGTATCCGCCCCACGATCCGCGGATGAAATCGATTACGAAATCTTCGGCGAAGAGATGCAATATGTCGTTGTAGAACTCGACCCGCAGGAGATGGTTATTGCCGAACCCGGGGCCATGATGTTCATGACGGCCGGGATCAAGATGGAGACGCGGTTCGGTGATCCGTCCAAGCCGTCTGAGGGGCTTTGGGGCAAACTCGTCACGGCAGGACGGCGGGCGATCACCGGTGAATCCCTGTTTGTGACGACGTTCACGCAAGCCGGGAATGGCAAGGGGCAAGTCGCATTCGCCTCGCCCTACCCCGGAAAAATTCTCGCCGTGGATCTGGCGCAACTTGGCGGCGAATTGATCTGTCAGAAAGATTCATTCGTGTGTGCCGCGCGCGGTGTTCAATTGGCCGTTGCCTTTCAGAAGAAGATTGGTGTTGGACTGTTCGGCGGCGAAGGCTTCGTCATGCAGCGGCTGTTGGGTGACGGAGTGGTCATGATCCATGCCGGGGGGATGCTGATGCGGCGCACATTGAAAGCGGGCGAAACACTGAGGCTCGACACGGGATGTCTTGTCGCGCTACAGCCTTCCGTGACGTATGACATTCAGTTCGTGGGCGGCTTCAAGAATACGCTCTTCGGTGGCGAAGGATTATTCATGGCAACCGTGACGGGTCCCGGTGAAGTCTGGTTGCAGTCCTTGCCGTTTTCGCGGTTGGCCGGACGTGTTCTTGCAGCCGGCGTCGGCGCGACGCGAAAGGATGAAGGAAGTCTGCTTGGCGGATTCGGCAGTATGGTCATGGGCGGCGGAGAATAG